From the Cryptomeria japonica chromosome 2, Sugi_1.0, whole genome shotgun sequence genome, one window contains:
- the LOC131049868 gene encoding uncharacterized protein LOC131049868, with protein MQEKLRKTYEEDDKIKKATLQTHKRQFESLKMKDEENVAAYFLCVDEIINTFRDLGEKIEDDVIVQKVLRYLPIRVDVKVSAIEEMKDLDTLMTDELHGILPVYEMRTENGRTSKLEAAFKDSRRMKNKGLISNKGSSDEEKANFMKKFNKGSIKNKSKYTLQCFNCGNISHFVGSESNEKEEVYYDKRNDKEKYTKEKSKKKNFLIHEKSLYTRQRNSSSKSDESFLESEREEIEVSC; from the coding sequence ATGCAAGAAAAGCTTCGAAAGACTTATGAAGAAGATGACAAAATAAAGAAGGCTACGCTCCAAACCCACAAGAGACAATTCGAAagcttgaagatgaaggatgaagaaaacgTTGCTGCCTATTTTCTCTGTGTGGATGAAATCATAAACACTTTTCGTGATCTTGGAGAAAAAATTGAGGATGATGTTATTGTGCAAAAAGTATTAAGATATCTTCCCATTAGAGTCGATGTGAAAGTTTCCGCCATTGAAGAAATGAAAGATTTAGACACCTTGATGACGGATGAGTTGCATGGCATTCTGCCAGTGTACGAAATGAGGACCGAGAATGGAAGAACATCAAAATTAGAAGCTGCCTTCAAAGATTCAAGAAGGATGAAGAACAAAGGTCTAATATCAAATAAAGGTTCAAGTGACGAGGAAAAAGCTAACTTTATGAAGAAATTTAATAAAGGATCGATCAAGAACAAAAGTAAGTATACTCTTCAATGTTTTAATTGTGGTAATATAAGTCATTTTGTTGGAAGTGAAAgcaatgaaaaggaagaagtataTTATGACAAGAGAAACGACAAAGAAAAGTACACTAAAGAAAAATCCAAGAAGAAGAATTTTTTAATACACGAGAAGAGCCTATATACTCGACAAAGAAATAGCTCATCTAAAAGTGATGAAAGCTTTTTGGAAAGTGAAAGAGAAGAAATTGAGGTTTCATGTTAA